A single genomic interval of Mycolicibacterium sp. MU0053 harbors:
- a CDS encoding GntR family transcriptional regulator, translating to MAQGLPGLQPLAEHGRRSEAAVAAVRAAIDDGRMQPGIRYSVYQLAESLGVSRTPVREALLLLEEVGLVKFEARQGFQILAPRATDIADIFEVRLALEIPAVRTVAGSGTGRDRLLRQRELMRQAAAAGDERAFVQHDQGLHDLILELAGNARARAIVARLREATRLLGASTAEKTRTLADIDAEHGPIVDAVLAGDPDAAEAAMRSHLVDTGKLLVEQSLRENPATGVESAVY from the coding sequence GTGGCGCAGGGACTTCCCGGGCTGCAACCGCTGGCCGAGCACGGCCGCCGATCCGAGGCCGCGGTGGCAGCGGTGCGGGCGGCAATCGACGACGGCCGGATGCAGCCCGGGATCCGCTACTCGGTGTACCAACTCGCCGAGTCGCTCGGCGTCTCCCGCACTCCGGTCCGCGAGGCGCTGCTGCTCTTGGAAGAGGTCGGGCTGGTCAAATTCGAAGCCCGGCAGGGGTTTCAGATCCTGGCGCCGCGCGCGACCGACATCGCCGACATCTTCGAGGTACGCCTGGCGCTGGAGATTCCGGCGGTGCGCACGGTGGCCGGCAGCGGGACCGGTCGGGACCGGTTGCTGCGGCAGCGCGAACTGATGCGCCAGGCCGCCGCGGCCGGTGACGAGCGCGCCTTCGTCCAGCACGATCAGGGGCTGCACGACCTGATCCTGGAATTGGCCGGCAACGCCCGGGCGCGGGCCATCGTCGCCCGCCTGCGCGAGGCCACCCGCCTGCTGGGCGCCTCGACGGCCGAGAAGACCCGGACGCTGGCCGACATCGACGCCGAACACGGCCCCATCGTCGACGCGGTGCTGGCCGGAGACCCCGATGCCGCCGAGGCCGCCATGCGCTCCCACCTCGTCGACACCGGAAAACTGCTGGTGGAGCAGTCCCTGCGGGAAAATCCGGCGACCGGCGTCGAATCTGCCGTGTACTAG
- the fadD8 gene encoding fatty-acid--CoA ligase FadD8, giving the protein MTDDQLLRHPVHSGHLLIGALKRHRDSPVLHLGDTTLTGGQLADQISQYVQAFDTLGAASGETSGLLSLNRPEVLMITSAGQTQGYRRLALHPLGSLDDHAYVLADSGATSLIIDPNPMFTERAIGLLGKVDGLKQVLTIGPVPAELSAAAAAAGREVTVLDLTAEAAKYPPRPLRAATLSPDHVNGLSYTGGTTGKPKGVMMTTQATTTMTTIQLAEWEWPQHPRFLMLTPLSHAGAAYFLPTLIKGGEMHVMAKFDPGEALRYIEEHRITATFVVPAMLYALMDHPDSRTRDLSSLETVYYGASAINPVRLAEAIDRFGKIFAQNYGQSEAPMAISYLAKNDHDEKRLSSCGRPTLFARCALLDADGNPVAQGEVGEVCVSGPLLAGGYLNLPEETAKTFADGWLRTGDMAREDEDGFWFIVDRVKDMIVTGGFNVYPREVEDVIAEHPAVAQVCVVGAPDEKWGETVTAVVVLRSDAGTDEDSVAAMTAEIQAAVKDRKGSVQVPKQVVVVDALPLTGLGKPDKKAVRAPFWEGAARAVG; this is encoded by the coding sequence ATGACCGACGACCAGCTACTGCGCCATCCGGTCCACTCCGGCCACCTGCTCATCGGTGCCCTCAAACGGCACCGCGACTCCCCCGTGTTGCATCTGGGCGACACCACGCTGACCGGGGGCCAGTTGGCCGACCAGATCAGCCAGTACGTCCAGGCGTTCGACACCCTGGGTGCGGCCTCGGGTGAGACCTCCGGGCTGCTGTCGCTGAACCGTCCCGAGGTGCTGATGATCACCAGCGCGGGGCAGACCCAGGGCTACCGCAGGCTGGCGCTGCACCCGCTCGGCTCGCTCGACGACCACGCCTACGTGCTCGCCGATTCCGGTGCCACGTCGTTGATCATCGACCCCAACCCGATGTTCACCGAACGCGCGATCGGTCTGCTCGGCAAGGTCGACGGCCTCAAGCAGGTGCTGACCATCGGCCCCGTGCCGGCGGAGCTGAGCGCCGCGGCGGCCGCCGCGGGCCGCGAGGTCACCGTGCTCGACCTGACGGCCGAGGCCGCCAAGTACCCGCCGCGTCCGCTGCGCGCCGCCACCCTGTCGCCCGATCACGTCAACGGCCTGTCCTACACCGGTGGCACCACCGGAAAGCCCAAGGGCGTCATGATGACGACGCAGGCCACCACCACCATGACCACCATCCAGCTGGCCGAATGGGAGTGGCCGCAGCACCCCCGCTTCCTGATGCTGACGCCGCTGTCGCACGCCGGGGCCGCGTACTTCCTGCCCACCCTGATCAAGGGCGGCGAGATGCACGTGATGGCCAAGTTCGATCCGGGCGAGGCGCTGCGCTACATCGAGGAGCACCGGATCACCGCAACCTTCGTGGTGCCCGCCATGCTGTATGCCCTGATGGACCACCCGGACTCGCGCACCCGCGACCTGTCCTCGCTCGAGACGGTCTACTACGGCGCCTCGGCGATCAACCCGGTGCGGCTCGCCGAGGCCATCGACCGGTTCGGCAAGATCTTCGCCCAGAACTACGGGCAATCCGAGGCGCCGATGGCCATCTCGTATCTGGCCAAGAACGACCACGACGAGAAGCGGCTGTCCTCCTGCGGTCGGCCCACGTTGTTCGCGCGGTGCGCGCTGCTCGACGCCGACGGCAACCCCGTCGCCCAGGGCGAGGTCGGCGAGGTGTGCGTGTCGGGGCCGCTGCTGGCCGGCGGCTACCTGAACCTGCCGGAGGAGACCGCCAAGACCTTCGCCGATGGCTGGCTGCGCACCGGTGACATGGCCCGCGAGGACGAAGACGGGTTCTGGTTCATCGTCGACCGAGTCAAGGACATGATCGTCACCGGCGGTTTCAACGTGTACCCGCGCGAGGTCGAGGACGTCATCGCCGAGCATCCGGCGGTGGCGCAGGTCTGTGTCGTCGGCGCCCCCGACGAGAAGTGGGGCGAGACCGTGACCGCGGTGGTGGTGCTGCGCTCCGACGCCGGCACCGACGAGGACTCGGTCGCGGCGATGACCGCCGAGATCCAGGCCGCGGTCAAGGATCGCAAGGGCTCGGTGCAGGTGCCCAAGCAGGTCGTCGTCGTCGACGCGCTGCCGTTGACCGGGCTGGGCAAGCCGGACAAGAAGGCCGTGCGGGCGCCGTTCTGGGAGGGCGCCGCGCGGGCGGTCGGCTGA